One Sus scrofa isolate TJ Tabasco breed Duroc chromosome 1, Sscrofa11.1, whole genome shotgun sequence DNA segment encodes these proteins:
- the SEH1L gene encoding LOW QUALITY PROTEIN: nucleoporin SEH1 (The sequence of the model RefSeq protein was modified relative to this genomic sequence to represent the inferred CDS: inserted 3 bases in 2 codons; substituted 2 bases at 2 genomic stop codons) has protein sequence MFVARNIDADHKDFTHDVNLNFHRWQMATCSSDQSVKVWDKTESGDCHCIASWKTHSGSVWCVTWAHPEFGQVLASCSFDRTAAVWEEIIGESNDKLXGYSHWVKRTWLVDSRTSVTHVKFASKHMGLMLATCPADSIVRIYEVPNVMNLNXWSLQHEVSCKLSCSCISWNPSSSRSXPAMIAVGSNNSSPNAMAKVHIFEYNENARKYAKAKTLMTVTDPVHDIAFAPNLGRSFYILGIAIKDVRIFTLKPVRKELISPSGPTKFEIQEVVQFDNHNSQVWQVSWNIIGTVLSSQXRHGCVQLWKANYMDNWKCTGILKGNGNPVSGSSQQGNTNPSLGSNIPNLQHSLNESSADRKHS, from the exons ATGTTTGTGGCACGCAACATCGATGCGGACCACAAGGATTTCACCCACGATGTGAATTTAAACTTTCACAGGTGGCAGATGGCCACCTGCTCCAGCGACCAGAGTGTCAAGGTCTGGGACAAAACTGAAAGTGGGGATTGCCATTGCATTGCTAGCTGGAAGACACATAGTGGATCGGTGTGGTGTGTGACGTGGGCCCATCCTGAATTTGGCCAGGTTTTGGCTTCCTGTTCTTTTGACCGAACAGCTGCTGTATGGGAAGAAATAATAGGAGAATCAAATGATAAACTGTGAGGATACAGCCACTGGGTAAAGAGGACATGGCTAGTGGACAGTAGGACATCTGTTACCCATGTGAAGTTTGCATCCAAGCATATGGGTCTTATGTTAGCCACTTGCCCTGCAGACAGTATAGTAAGAATATATGAGGTACCAAATGTCATGAACCTCAACTAGTGGTCTCTGCAGCATGAGGTTTCCTGCAAGCTAAGCTGCAGTTGCATTTCTTGGAATCCTTCAAGCTCTCGCT CCCCTGCCATGATCGCAGTGGGCAGCAACAACAGTAGTCCTAATGCAATGGCCAAGGTGCACATTTTCGAATATAATGAGAACGCCAGGAAATATGCCAAAGCCAAAACCCTCATGACAGTCACAGATCCTGTCCATGACATTGCTTTTGCTCCAAACTTGGGGAGGTCTTTCTACATCCTAGGCATAGCAATCAAAGATGTGAGAATTTTTACACTAAAGCCTGTGAGAAAAGAACTTATTTCTCCCAGTGGGCCAACCAAATTTGAAATCCAGGAGGTGGTTCAGTTTGATAATCATAATTCCCAGGTCTGGCAAGTGAGCTGGAATATAATAGGGACAGTGCTGTCGTCTCA GAGACATGGCTGTGTACAACTGTGGAAAGCTAACTATATGGACAACTGGAAGTGCACTGGGATTCTGAAAGGTAATGGGAACCCTGTCAGTGGGAGTTCTCAGcagggaaatacaaatccttCCCTAGGTTCAAATATCCCAAATCTGCAGCATTCACTAAATGAATCTTCTGCTGACAGAAAGCACAGCTGA